The Pseudoalteromonas aliena SW19 genome includes a region encoding these proteins:
- a CDS encoding TonB-dependent receptor, translating into MKTQLRKTALSLAIAACVGVSGAAIANETTSAIKGQITGPNGNPAAGTKVTILHVPSGSVKTTEANDAGYFTAKGLRVGGPYKVVVDSDVYADQEFNNIILNIGNDYPVNVSLESQSSMEQIVVTGAPISSMSGGTGPASTFTLTDLENTPAINRDLKDIIRIDPRITIDDSRGSINCGGGNPRYNSLTLDGVRMNDNFGLSSNGYPTIRAPFSFDSIEQVSAELAPFDVQYGGFTSCNINAVTKSGGNDVHGAVFFDYTSDSFKGDEIEGDDVDNGNYTEKRYGFNVGLPLIEDKLFLFTSYEKLEGVRQFNYDGLNTGSVTADDISRIQSISQSIYSYDAGGMPSSMPVEDEKIFIKLDWNINEDHRANLIYNYNDGNTISQSDTGSSRVSLSNHFFNESSELTSIIGSVYSDWSDDFSTEVRLGKSELDKTVQSIDAASSFGEMQIRTANGGTVFIGPDDSRQSNDLDYDTTTFKVAGTYYLDQHTVTAGYEFEELSVFNLFVQHTQGEWRFDSIEDFEAGQAARIYYNNAAGTNDPNDAAASFEYAQHTFYVQDEYAFSDLDANITFGLRYDKYTSDDVPNFNQNFTTRYGYSNQSTFDGISLLQPRVGFQWYATDELEVRAGLGLFSGGNPNVWLSNSYSNDGITNISTQFRGVDLFNTANVNGGTPGFDVPQEMFDIVAGTKIGSGDATANAVDPNFEIPSEWKYSLGATYTTENEYVISLDYLYSKKKDAALMRDIALQDSGEDTFDGRPIYKSIEGRGNEYLLTNVNGDSGDSSVISLAVSKMFDNGISVNFGYAYTDSDDVNPMTSSVAGSNYGNIALSNPGNPGVASSDYEIPHRFTMTLGYKYEFVDGFETRFNLFGEAYKGLPYSFTFDGSDGTFGDNNWNGNRQLLYVPLENDPNVVYNMSADEINEFNDFISSEGLKRGEITGRNQQNSDWFVKFNFKITQELPGFMEGHKGEAFFVIDNLTNMLNDDWGVLKKGPFVGASMISTSLDDQGRYVYSDFNGNNANTSVQTDASVWQMRVGVRYTF; encoded by the coding sequence ATGAAAACTCAACTTCGCAAAACAGCTCTTTCACTTGCCATTGCGGCATGTGTTGGTGTAAGTGGTGCTGCAATTGCTAACGAAACAACCTCTGCAATTAAAGGTCAGATCACAGGTCCTAATGGTAATCCAGCAGCAGGAACAAAAGTAACAATTTTACATGTGCCTTCTGGATCAGTAAAAACAACGGAAGCAAATGATGCGGGTTATTTTACAGCTAAAGGCCTTCGTGTTGGTGGCCCTTATAAAGTCGTTGTAGATTCAGATGTATACGCAGACCAAGAGTTTAATAACATCATATTAAACATTGGTAACGATTACCCAGTAAACGTTTCTCTTGAGTCACAATCAAGTATGGAACAAATTGTCGTTACGGGTGCTCCAATTAGCTCTATGTCTGGTGGAACTGGTCCTGCGTCTACATTTACGCTAACTGACCTTGAAAATACGCCAGCTATTAACCGTGATTTAAAAGACATTATTCGTATTGACCCACGTATCACAATTGATGATAGCCGTGGTTCAATCAACTGTGGTGGTGGTAACCCACGTTACAACAGCTTAACGCTTGACGGCGTTCGCATGAACGATAACTTTGGTTTAAGCTCAAACGGTTACCCTACTATCCGTGCCCCTTTCTCTTTCGACTCTATTGAACAAGTTTCAGCTGAGCTAGCCCCTTTTGACGTTCAATACGGTGGCTTTACATCGTGTAACATCAACGCTGTAACTAAATCTGGTGGCAACGATGTGCATGGCGCTGTTTTCTTTGATTACACTAGCGACTCTTTCAAAGGTGATGAAATTGAAGGTGATGACGTTGATAACGGTAACTATACTGAAAAACGTTACGGCTTTAACGTAGGTCTTCCACTAATTGAAGATAAACTATTTTTATTCACTTCTTACGAGAAACTTGAAGGTGTTCGTCAGTTTAACTACGACGGCTTAAATACTGGCAGTGTAACAGCCGATGACATTTCACGTATTCAAAGTATTTCACAGTCAATTTATAGCTACGATGCAGGTGGTATGCCATCAAGTATGCCTGTTGAAGATGAGAAAATATTCATTAAATTAGATTGGAATATCAACGAAGATCACCGTGCGAATTTAATTTATAACTACAATGACGGTAACACTATTTCACAATCGGACACAGGTTCTAGCCGTGTTTCTCTATCTAATCACTTTTTTAATGAAAGTTCAGAGCTTACATCAATTATCGGTTCTGTTTATTCCGATTGGTCAGATGACTTCTCTACTGAAGTACGCTTAGGTAAGTCGGAGCTAGACAAAACTGTACAATCTATTGATGCTGCCAGCAGCTTTGGTGAGATGCAAATTCGCACAGCTAACGGTGGTACAGTATTCATTGGTCCAGATGATTCGCGTCAATCGAATGATCTAGATTATGATACGACAACATTTAAAGTGGCTGGTACTTACTACCTAGACCAACATACAGTTACTGCTGGCTATGAGTTTGAAGAGCTATCTGTATTCAATTTATTTGTACAGCATACTCAAGGTGAGTGGCGTTTTGATTCAATAGAAGATTTTGAAGCGGGTCAAGCAGCACGTATTTACTACAACAATGCAGCAGGTACAAACGATCCAAATGATGCTGCTGCGAGCTTTGAGTATGCTCAACATACATTTTATGTTCAAGATGAATATGCATTCTCTGATTTAGATGCAAATATCACCTTTGGTTTACGTTACGATAAATACACAAGTGATGATGTACCTAACTTTAATCAAAATTTCACTACACGTTACGGTTACAGCAACCAATCTACATTTGATGGTATCAGCTTGTTGCAACCGCGCGTTGGTTTTCAGTGGTATGCAACCGATGAGCTCGAAGTACGTGCAGGCTTAGGCTTATTCTCTGGTGGTAACCCTAACGTTTGGTTATCAAACTCATACTCAAACGACGGTATTACAAACATTAGTACACAATTCCGGGGCGTAGATTTATTTAATACAGCCAATGTAAATGGTGGCACACCTGGTTTCGATGTTCCGCAAGAAATGTTCGATATTGTTGCTGGTACAAAAATTGGTTCTGGTGACGCAACTGCTAATGCTGTAGATCCTAATTTCGAAATTCCTTCAGAGTGGAAGTACTCACTTGGTGCAACATACACAACTGAAAACGAGTATGTTATTTCACTAGACTACTTATACTCTAAGAAAAAAGACGCTGCCCTAATGCGTGACATCGCACTTCAGGATTCTGGTGAGGATACATTTGATGGTCGTCCTATCTATAAATCAATTGAAGGTCGTGGAAACGAGTACTTACTAACTAATGTTAATGGCGATAGTGGTGATTCATCTGTTATTTCATTAGCTGTTAGCAAGATGTTTGATAATGGCATTAGCGTCAACTTTGGTTACGCTTACACAGATTCTGACGATGTTAACCCAATGACCAGCTCTGTTGCCGGCTCAAACTACGGTAACATCGCGCTTTCTAACCCAGGTAACCCTGGTGTTGCATCTTCAGATTATGAAATTCCGCATCGCTTTACTATGACGCTTGGTTACAAATATGAGTTTGTAGACGGCTTTGAAACACGCTTTAATCTGTTCGGTGAAGCTTACAAAGGCCTACCTTACAGCTTCACATTTGATGGAAGCGATGGCACTTTTGGTGACAACAACTGGAATGGTAACCGCCAACTATTGTATGTTCCACTTGAAAACGATCCTAACGTTGTTTATAACATGTCAGCTGACGAGATTAATGAATTCAATGATTTCATTTCATCTGAAGGCTTAAAACGTGGCGAAATTACTGGTCGCAACCAACAGAATTCAGATTGGTTTGTTAAGTTTAACTTTAAGATTACACAAGAATTACCAGGCTTTATGGAAGGTCATAAAGGTGAAGCATTCTTCGTAATCGACAACCTTACAAACATGCTAAATGATGACTGGGGCGTACTTAAGAAAGGTCCTTTCGTAGGCGCAAGCATGATCTCAACGTCTTTGGACGACCAAGGTCGCTACGTGTACTCAGACTTTAACGGTAATAACGCAAATACGTCAGTACAAACTGATGCATCTGTATGGCAAATGCGTGTAGGTGTTCGTTACACTTTCTAA
- a CDS encoding TonB-dependent receptor, producing the protein MTKLRLSKLTGAVILALGVSTSAMAADTSSAMRGKITTPSGGSAANVKIKVVHQPTGTISELTTNESGTFIANGLRVGGPYTVIIDSDTFNDTTVENIFLNLGETYRLSSQLAPLNIEKIEVSGYKIVQQSGGSSSTFGADTIENMPSFNRDIKDIARLNPLASINGNGELTFAGSNPRTNGLTVDGIGQNDDFGLNFGGYPTSQPPVALDAIEQVSVDVSPFSASKGNFGGGTINAVTKSGTNEFKFSGFYEISTPELAGDLKSIREEDDLDELGHKTYSTNKVEPIKTEERFGFNVGGAAIKDELFYFVNYAEWSEEKDLDYGFEGSGAANEFNTSEANYNRFISILNNEYGLTDSLAGAPENTNKNLLVKLSWNASDDHRLDFTYQWQDDQDERNSSNGGNSIVLRSNTYAYVTKFNNFATKLYSDWNEDFSTEIGISYKDVSSDSATRSNLGSISVDEDGRNGPSYSFGTDQYRHANRSETQNLTFTLDATYLMDEHEINFGAQYESLRLYNLFAQNSLGSWKFDSLEKFENREVGSYDFSYQNAYTNNSADTAYDVRRNQLALYIEDTFYVGDDLEVTAGVRYERLSSDDKPTLNESFASTYGFTNQENLDGLDIILPRVGFKYYATEALTINGGIGRFQGGIPNVWYNNSFQSDGITLVSAPNNVINDYYANNPADITKVPDEIKNSLNQGAGSVAYIDPNFKLPSSIRTQIGFEYDFDSELLGDGFKWQAEIAYHKKENEAVWHNSSINPVGVAADGERVINQTIYSGSLRDNADIEMTNSSDDGRSIIISTGIAKEWDNGLFVSASYAHQDVTESSAGSASQAEGNYKHNITVNRNQDIAARGFYEVEHSFKINLAYNTEFIEGYATKFNVYFERRSGRPFSYTMNMYKDGHLGDTSTFFSNGAYLPYIPTGADDANVNWDESKMTWAELEPLLERAGISQRGGILGKNTATQPWVTTMDVSIKQEIPGFAKGHSGEVYLMIDNFANLLNSDWGIEERLSYSNQTIYDFGGLDDQGRYKIDNSFRGADVRNYSRISSSSAWQAKIGVSYKF; encoded by the coding sequence ATGACTAAGCTTCGCCTTTCGAAATTAACTGGAGCCGTAATTTTAGCTCTAGGTGTTTCTACAAGCGCAATGGCTGCTGACACTTCATCTGCAATGCGTGGTAAAATTACAACGCCTTCAGGTGGCAGTGCTGCAAACGTTAAAATTAAAGTTGTTCACCAACCTACTGGTACTATTAGTGAGCTAACAACTAACGAAAGCGGTACGTTTATCGCGAATGGTTTACGTGTAGGTGGTCCATACACGGTAATCATCGATTCTGACACATTCAATGATACTACAGTTGAAAATATCTTCTTAAACCTTGGTGAAACATACCGTTTAAGTTCACAACTGGCGCCATTGAACATTGAAAAAATTGAAGTGTCTGGTTATAAAATAGTTCAGCAATCAGGCGGTTCTAGCAGTACTTTTGGTGCTGACACAATTGAGAATATGCCAAGTTTTAACCGTGATATTAAAGATATTGCGCGCTTAAACCCATTAGCAAGCATCAACGGTAACGGTGAACTAACGTTTGCTGGTAGTAACCCACGTACAAACGGTTTAACTGTTGATGGTATTGGTCAAAATGATGATTTTGGTCTGAATTTTGGCGGTTACCCAACATCTCAGCCTCCTGTAGCACTTGATGCGATTGAGCAAGTCTCTGTCGATGTATCGCCATTTTCTGCATCTAAAGGTAACTTTGGTGGCGGCACAATTAACGCTGTAACAAAAAGTGGTACTAACGAATTCAAGTTTTCAGGCTTTTACGAGATTTCAACACCAGAACTTGCAGGCGATCTTAAAAGCATTCGTGAAGAAGATGACTTGGATGAATTAGGTCACAAAACGTACTCAACAAATAAAGTTGAACCAATTAAAACTGAAGAAAGGTTTGGCTTTAATGTTGGTGGCGCAGCTATTAAAGATGAATTATTTTATTTTGTGAATTACGCTGAGTGGTCAGAAGAAAAAGATTTAGATTATGGATTTGAAGGCTCAGGTGCTGCAAATGAGTTTAATACGTCTGAAGCTAACTATAACCGCTTTATTTCTATTTTAAATAATGAATACGGGTTAACTGATTCATTAGCAGGCGCACCTGAAAATACAAATAAAAATCTATTAGTTAAATTGAGTTGGAATGCAAGTGATGATCATCGTTTAGACTTTACTTACCAATGGCAGGATGATCAAGACGAACGTAATTCTAGCAATGGTGGTAACTCTATAGTGTTACGATCAAATACTTATGCTTATGTTACTAAATTTAATAATTTTGCAACTAAACTTTATTCTGATTGGAACGAAGATTTTTCAACTGAAATTGGTATTTCTTACAAAGATGTTAGCTCTGATAGTGCAACTCGTTCTAACTTAGGTAGTATTTCTGTAGATGAAGATGGCCGAAATGGACCTTCTTATAGCTTTGGTACGGATCAATACCGTCATGCAAATCGCTCTGAAACACAAAATCTAACATTTACATTAGATGCTACATATTTAATGGATGAGCACGAAATAAACTTTGGAGCTCAGTACGAGTCACTTCGTTTGTATAATTTATTTGCTCAAAACTCGCTGGGCTCATGGAAATTCGATAGCTTAGAAAAATTCGAAAATCGTGAAGTTGGTTCATATGATTTCTCTTACCAAAATGCTTATACAAATAACTCTGCTGATACAGCATACGACGTTAGACGTAACCAACTAGCATTGTATATTGAAGATACTTTTTATGTAGGTGATGACTTAGAAGTTACTGCCGGTGTTCGTTATGAGCGCCTATCTTCAGATGACAAACCAACGCTAAATGAGAGTTTTGCTAGCACTTATGGATTTACCAACCAAGAGAATCTTGATGGTTTAGATATTATCCTGCCACGCGTTGGATTTAAATACTATGCAACTGAAGCACTTACCATTAATGGTGGTATTGGTCGTTTCCAAGGTGGTATCCCTAATGTTTGGTATAACAACTCATTCCAAAGTGATGGTATAACCTTAGTATCGGCTCCTAATAATGTAATAAATGATTATTATGCAAATAATCCTGCAGATATCACTAAAGTACCTGATGAAATTAAGAATTCATTAAACCAAGGTGCTGGTAGCGTAGCTTATATCGATCCTAATTTTAAACTACCTTCAAGTATTCGTACCCAAATTGGTTTTGAGTATGATTTTGATTCTGAGTTATTAGGCGACGGCTTTAAATGGCAAGCTGAGATTGCTTACCATAAAAAAGAAAATGAAGCCGTATGGCATAATTCATCTATTAACCCAGTAGGTGTTGCTGCTGATGGTGAACGCGTAATAAACCAAACTATATACAGTGGTTCTTTAAGAGATAATGCTGATATAGAGATGACTAATTCATCAGATGATGGGCGCTCAATCATTATTTCAACTGGTATTGCTAAAGAATGGGATAATGGCTTGTTTGTATCAGCAAGTTATGCGCACCAAGATGTGACTGAATCATCAGCTGGCTCTGCATCTCAAGCCGAAGGGAACTATAAGCACAATATTACTGTAAACCGCAATCAAGATATTGCAGCGCGCGGCTTTTATGAAGTTGAACACAGTTTTAAAATTAATTTAGCATATAACACTGAGTTCATTGAAGGATATGCAACTAAATTCAACGTTTACTTTGAGCGCCGCTCTGGTCGCCCATTTAGTTACACAATGAATATGTATAAAGATGGTCATTTAGGCGATACAAGTACTTTCTTCTCGAATGGTGCTTACTTACCATATATTCCTACAGGTGCAGACGATGCAAATGTAAACTGGGATGAGTCTAAAATGACGTGGGCTGAACTAGAGCCGTTATTAGAGCGTGCTGGTATATCTCAACGCGGAGGTATTTTAGGTAAAAACACCGCGACTCAACCTTGGGTTACTACAATGGATGTGAGTATTAAGCAAGAAATACCTGGTTTTGCTAAAGGTCATAGTGGCGAGGTGTATCTGATGATAGATAATTTCGCAAACCTGCTAAATAGCGATTGGGGTATAGAGGAACGCCTAAGCTACTCTAACCAAACTATTTATGACTTTGGTGGCTTAGATGATCAAGGTAGATACAAGATAGACAATAGCTTCCGAGGTGCCGACGTTCGTAATTACTCACGCATTAGTTCTTCGTCTGCTTGGCAGGCTAAAATTGGCGTAAGCTATAAGTTTTAA
- a CDS encoding peptidylprolyl isomerase gives MKKILIGSLLATASFTSTATLVEMKTSQGVIEINLFDKQTPKTVSNFLSYINDGSYNQTVIHRSINDFVIQGGGFTFSDSLDPITVKPAVVNEPVFSNVKGTIAMAKKSGNANSATSQWFFNMADNSAGSPKLDTQNGGFTVFGQITAASQVTLDKIAALVHCKEMPVVNYTTAQCSSSDATMSNANLVSIESISIVNDDPDSSQGLTAVVNTLIKKDTSSSNSSSSGSLAWILGAFLLVLPRLKQVK, from the coding sequence ATGAAAAAAATTTTAATTGGCTCATTATTGGCTACAGCTAGTTTTACAAGTACCGCAACTCTTGTAGAAATGAAAACTAGCCAAGGTGTTATCGAAATCAATTTATTTGATAAGCAAACCCCTAAAACAGTGAGTAATTTTTTAAGTTATATTAATGATGGTTCGTATAATCAAACGGTGATCCATCGTTCAATAAATGACTTTGTAATTCAAGGGGGGGGATTTACTTTTTCTGATTCACTAGACCCAATTACCGTTAAACCAGCCGTTGTGAATGAGCCTGTGTTTTCAAATGTTAAAGGCACTATTGCGATGGCTAAGAAATCAGGTAATGCAAATAGTGCGACAAGCCAGTGGTTTTTTAATATGGCTGACAACAGCGCAGGTAGCCCAAAACTAGATACTCAAAATGGTGGTTTTACAGTGTTTGGGCAAATTACTGCGGCAAGTCAAGTGACGCTTGATAAAATAGCTGCGCTGGTTCATTGTAAAGAAATGCCTGTTGTTAATTATACTACTGCGCAATGCTCAAGCAGTGATGCAACCATGAGTAATGCCAATTTGGTATCTATTGAAAGTATATCAATCGTAAATGATGATCCTGATTCATCACAAGGTTTAACTGCTGTAGTAAATACCTTAATTAAAAAAGACACATCGTCTTCAAATAGCAGTTCAAGTGGTAGTCTGGCGTGGATTTTAGGTGCCTTCTTACTTGTATTACCTAGGTTAAAGCAGGTTAAGTAA
- a CDS encoding S1/P1 nuclease has product MHNNLKYSISSALLISAIFTSTDSYAWGQNGHRIIGKLAESHISETTKAAILPFLDGESLAQISTWPDEMRSAPGEFWQKKSSRWHYINAAPNKALSLNHAHTHAKESVSNILEGIHYSMQTLTDAKSSLDAKQFSLRFLVHLVGDSHQPFHAGRSEDRGGNKIKVSFFREETNLHSLWDTKLIENQNLSYTEFAQFIDTNNSELIADYLQSSPTTWLEESRNLANKIYKSTNEEIGYSYIYNNTPIVKTRLQQAGIRLAGLLNTLFDPSAKELETALKMNTDQQTAN; this is encoded by the coding sequence ATGCATAACAATTTAAAATACTCGATATCTTCTGCACTGTTAATTAGTGCAATTTTCACAAGCACTGATTCGTATGCTTGGGGCCAAAATGGTCATCGTATTATAGGAAAACTTGCAGAGTCTCACATAAGCGAAACAACTAAAGCAGCCATACTTCCTTTTCTTGATGGTGAATCGTTAGCACAAATATCTACATGGCCTGATGAAATGCGCTCTGCCCCTGGCGAGTTTTGGCAAAAAAAATCTTCTCGCTGGCATTATATTAACGCAGCACCAAATAAAGCATTGAGCCTAAACCATGCACATACGCATGCTAAAGAGTCTGTTAGTAATATTCTTGAAGGCATTCATTATTCAATGCAAACATTGACTGATGCGAAGAGCTCACTTGATGCAAAGCAATTTAGTTTACGTTTTTTAGTGCACTTGGTCGGTGATAGTCATCAACCATTTCATGCTGGCAGAAGCGAAGACCGAGGCGGTAACAAAATTAAAGTTTCTTTTTTTAGAGAAGAAACAAACCTTCATAGTCTTTGGGATACAAAGTTAATCGAAAATCAAAACCTGTCGTATACCGAGTTTGCACAATTTATAGATACCAACAATAGTGAATTAATTGCTGACTATTTACAAAGTTCGCCAACAACTTGGCTTGAAGAATCACGTAATTTAGCAAATAAAATCTACAAATCAACGAACGAAGAAATTGGCTACAGCTACATATACAACAACACGCCGATAGTAAAAACGCGTTTACAACAAGCTGGAATTCGCTTAGCTGGATTACTCAATACTCTATTTGATCCGTCAGCCAAAGAGTTAGAAACAGCACTTAAAATGAATACTGATCAACAAACTGCAAATTAA
- a CDS encoding substrate-binding domain-containing protein translates to MLQKTSIVTFLFLFLVITWICGQFIVDNDDLHFPVMIETSTECQTTATSNNGQLIVFTQSKKIAKSLTQNLCSDNVVAKQYGSVIGYWGYRTADSFEFVGKGIADLILAKNNIMAAFKAESTYNYQPVVGFADYTAFFISSREKPRLTKEYFLDKRVGLLDYPTSRSGHILPKQTFKELDINLANLDVTYARSHNELRDLLANGQVDIIASFWKESDAQRFSKNYITPLSNNVSGTRWYLKMQQQNTDLLCSVQTHLLAMSKDQALHYYQDVEAYWNCETKNVSFKGELDDE, encoded by the coding sequence ATGTTGCAAAAAACTTCAATTGTTACATTTTTGTTTCTATTTCTGGTTATTACATGGATATGCGGTCAATTTATTGTTGACAACGATGACTTACATTTTCCGGTAATGATTGAAACCTCAACCGAATGCCAAACAACGGCAACGAGTAATAATGGTCAACTGATAGTTTTTACACAATCAAAAAAAATAGCAAAATCGTTAACACAAAACCTGTGTTCTGATAACGTTGTGGCTAAACAATATGGCTCAGTAATAGGTTACTGGGGTTACAGAACCGCAGATAGTTTTGAGTTTGTAGGAAAGGGAATTGCAGATTTAATTTTAGCTAAGAATAATATAATGGCCGCGTTTAAGGCTGAATCTACTTATAACTATCAGCCTGTTGTTGGGTTTGCTGATTACACGGCATTTTTTATTTCATCGAGGGAGAAACCGCGTCTAACAAAAGAGTATTTTTTAGATAAGCGAGTTGGTTTGCTCGATTACCCTACAAGTCGATCTGGGCATATTTTACCGAAACAAACATTTAAAGAGTTAGATATTAACTTAGCTAATTTAGATGTTACGTATGCTCGTTCGCACAACGAGCTCCGCGATTTACTGGCTAATGGGCAAGTAGACATTATTGCTTCGTTTTGGAAAGAAAGTGACGCACAGCGTTTTTCAAAAAACTATATTACGCCGTTAAGTAATAATGTCTCTGGAACACGTTGGTATTTAAAAATGCAGCAACAAAATACTGATCTCTTGTGTAGTGTTCAAACACACTTATTGGCAATGTCTAAAGATCAGGCGCTACATTATTATCAAGACGTTGAGGCATACTGGAACTGCGAGACTAAAAACGTCAGCTTTAAAGGTGAGTTGGATGATGAGTAA
- a CDS encoding MarR family winged helix-turn-helix transcriptional regulator yields MQIDLATFLPYQLTNIATRVSNDFAEVYQTKYGLTIPQWRILANLAQYGQSNAKDLCLQANMDKSTLSRAAKVLIDKGLIRSQLNENDKRAVLLMLSEAGQEIYQQIAPDALAWEKKLLNSLSREEYTVLMSVFDKLHNTLKE; encoded by the coding sequence ATGCAAATAGATTTAGCAACGTTTTTACCTTATCAATTAACCAATATCGCAACGCGTGTCAGTAACGACTTTGCCGAGGTTTATCAAACTAAATACGGTTTAACTATTCCTCAGTGGCGAATACTTGCTAATTTAGCGCAGTATGGGCAAAGCAACGCAAAGGATTTATGCCTTCAAGCAAATATGGATAAATCGACGTTATCGCGTGCTGCAAAAGTATTGATAGATAAAGGCTTAATTCGTAGTCAATTGAATGAGAATGACAAGCGGGCGGTACTACTTATGCTCAGTGAAGCAGGGCAAGAAATATATCAACAAATAGCCCCCGATGCGCTCGCGTGGGAAAAAAAATTATTAAATTCATTAAGTAGAGAGGAATATACAGTATTAATGAGCGTTTTTGATAAGTTGCATAACACATTAAAAGAATAA
- the ushA gene encoding bifunctional UDP-sugar hydrolase/5'-nucleotidase UshA has protein sequence MRIIIFFTFILSVLGCTSSTLDPVSSNSSTEYLTILHTNDNHGRFWHNEKGEYGMAARKTLIDSLRNNAQKQGHAVLLLSGGDINTGIPESDLQKAEPDFKGMALIGYDAMALGNHEFDNPIAILKQQQKWVNFPFLSANIFEKSTGEHAFDSYKIFKKNGLTIAVIGLTTTDTAKIGNPQYIGHLEFKDPVEITAALAKKIKAKYNPDITIALTHMGHYIDAQFGINALGDVTLARSLPANTLDMIIGGHSQEPICMAGKNVNDDNFKPGLACKPDQQNGTYIMQAHEWGKYVGKAEFKLENGKLTLLDYKLMPVNLYVDKVQADGSTKAVLANEYIKPDSKLESFLAVYQAKGAKQIEGKIGDVDARLEGDRNKVRYQQTNLARVIIQAQMNTVGADFGLISGGGIRSSIEAGEVSYKDILKVHPFKNRITYMDWQGSDLWNYLNVVTAFPADSGAYLQYHKLSFERKNGQLIKVSINGQPLDKNKIYRMSLNSYNASGGDGYPTITKLQGYVSTDETDAQALKNFISQNSPIKVTEYSPK, from the coding sequence ATGCGTATAATTATTTTTTTCACGTTTATTTTAAGTGTACTTGGCTGTACATCTTCAACTTTAGATCCTGTATCAAGTAATTCTTCTACTGAATATTTAACAATACTTCATACTAATGATAACCATGGTCGCTTTTGGCATAATGAGAAAGGTGAATATGGAATGGCGGCCCGTAAAACGCTTATCGACTCATTACGTAATAATGCACAAAAACAAGGCCATGCCGTATTACTGTTATCCGGCGGTGACATAAATACCGGCATACCTGAGTCTGACTTACAAAAAGCAGAGCCCGACTTTAAAGGAATGGCGTTAATTGGTTACGATGCAATGGCACTAGGTAATCACGAATTCGATAATCCTATCGCTATATTAAAACAGCAGCAAAAATGGGTTAATTTCCCCTTCCTATCTGCAAACATTTTTGAAAAATCGACTGGTGAACATGCGTTCGACAGTTATAAAATATTTAAAAAAAATGGATTAACCATCGCTGTGATTGGCCTCACAACAACAGACACAGCCAAAATAGGTAACCCGCAGTACATTGGGCATTTAGAATTTAAAGATCCAGTAGAAATAACAGCGGCCTTAGCAAAAAAAATTAAAGCGAAATACAATCCAGACATCACTATTGCACTTACCCATATGGGCCATTACATAGATGCCCAATTTGGTATTAATGCGCTTGGCGATGTAACGCTAGCTCGCTCATTACCTGCCAATACTCTTGATATGATAATAGGTGGGCACTCTCAAGAGCCTATTTGTATGGCAGGTAAAAATGTCAACGACGATAATTTTAAGCCAGGTCTTGCCTGTAAACCTGATCAACAAAATGGCACATACATAATGCAAGCCCATGAATGGGGGAAGTATGTGGGTAAAGCTGAGTTTAAACTTGAAAATGGTAAATTAACATTACTTGACTACAAACTTATGCCAGTTAATTTATATGTAGATAAAGTACAAGCTGATGGCTCTACCAAAGCAGTATTAGCAAACGAGTACATTAAACCAGACTCAAAACTTGAATCTTTTTTAGCGGTATATCAAGCTAAAGGCGCTAAACAAATTGAAGGTAAAATAGGCGATGTTGATGCTCGTTTAGAAGGCGACAGAAACAAAGTACGCTATCAACAAACTAACCTAGCACGGGTAATCATTCAGGCACAAATGAATACGGTAGGTGCTGATTTTGGATTAATAAGTGGTGGCGGTATTCGCAGCTCAATTGAAGCTGGGGAAGTAAGTTATAAAGACATTTTAAAAGTGCACCCTTTCAAAAACCGTATCACTTATATGGATTGGCAAGGCAGCGACTTATGGAATTATCTAAATGTAGTAACAGCCTTTCCGGCTGATTCTGGCGCTTATTTACAATATCATAAACTATCGTTTGAACGTAAAAATGGGCAACTAATTAAGGTCTCCATTAATGGGCAACCGTTGGACAAAAATAAAATTTATCGCATGAGTCTTAATAGTTACAATGCATCTGGCGGCGATGGATACCCAACGATTACTAAATTGCAAGGCTATGTAAGTACCGATGAAACCGATGCACAAGCACTTAAAAACTTTATTTCTCAAAATAGCCCTATAAAGGTAACTGAGTATTCACCAAAATAA